From a region of the Oryza sativa Japonica Group chromosome 6, ASM3414082v1 genome:
- the LOC4340040 gene encoding uncharacterized protein At4g22758 produces MAPSAVQAMSSSHGAAAAMVAAGQRRRLTRLLLNVTVEQSLWPVHVVIGADCTVADLVRAAVDAYVREGRRPPLPSAGGGGDAAAGFELHFSKYSLESLRPEEKLVDLGSRNFFLCARRTPAA; encoded by the exons ATGGCGCCGAGCGCCGTGCAGGCGATGTCGTCGAGccacggcgccgcggcggcgatggtggcggcggggcagaggcggcggctgaCGCGGCTGCTGCTGAACGTGACGGTGGAGCAGAGCCTGTGGCCCGTCCACGTCGTGATCGGCGCGGACTGCACCGTggccgacctcgtccgcgccgccgtcgacgcgtaCGTGCGCGagggccgccgcccgccgctcccttccgccggcggcggcggcgacgcggcggccgggTTCGAGCTGCATTTCTCCAAGTACTCGCTCGAAA GTCTAAGGCCGGAGGAGAAGCTGGTGGATCTGGGCTCTCGTAACTTCTTCCTTTGCGCACGGAGAACACCTGCTGCTTAA